The genomic window CGCGGCTTTGCCTTCTGCGGTAGCACCTTCCGCGCCTTCTTCACCCCGATGCGCTGCCCGCGGGCGCGGGAACGCCGCTGGAGCTGCCGCAGCTCCTCGAGCGAGACCTGCTTTTTCCCGCGCTTGCGCAGGGCCCGGATGTCGCCCGTGTCTTCCTCCTCGGCCTCGAGCTCGAGGGCCGCGGTGTCGTCGTCGTCGTTGTCCTCGTCGTCGGGGCCGGCCGTCTCGTCGTCGTCGAGCTCCTCGAAGGGCGAAGCGGTCTCGCCCTCCTCGTCGGATTCTCGCAAGATATCAAGTGCCGTTCTGGGGTCGTTCATCGTCTTTTCTCCTCTCTGGTCAAACTGCAATTTGCGCACGGTTGACAGGCATGCGCCGCGAGATGTTGGGCAATCGAACGAAGCGGCCATCGGGCGTCTGGAGCCAGAAGCCCGACTGCGGTCCAGGGGGCAGCATGCCGACCGGTGCAGCCGTATCGCCGCCATTGAAAACCGCCTGCTGCCCGGCGGGAGCCTGTTGCTGCGCGGCCTGCGCCTTCTGCTGCGCCATGTACGCCAGCGCGAACATGGCCCCGCCCACTGCGATCACCGCGTTCGCGTGCGCATTGCGCCGCTTCCGCAGCATGTACCCGATCGCGACGAGCGCGACCGGCATGAGCCACCAGTGGTCCTTGACCTCCTTGCTGTTCCGGATATCCTCCAGATTCGCAAGAAGAGCGACCACCGCACCGGCGCCCGCGGTGTAGAGGAACCCGGTCCCCACGTCGCGAGCCCAATGCCTACCGTTGCGCCGGCGAACCCTGGCGCGGGGGACCGCTACGAGGGAGCGGTCCACTGGAACTCTCGTTTCTGCCATGCGTCACGATCTCCTTTCGTCATGCTGTTTGATGAGGAAGAAGGCTGCGAATACGAGTAAGGCCATGGGAAGAAAGCTCGTCGTCGCCTTGACGAGCTCCGTTGCACCCTGGAAGGGCGACGGGAGGGGCCGGTGGCGGAGCGTGGCGAGGCGCCGCTGCACGTCTTCGAGCGCGCGCAGCATCGAGCGCTCCGTTTCGTCGAATGGCAGTTCGCGTCCGGCGATACGCTCGCGTTCGACGTGGAGTGAGAGGATCTCCATCGCCCTTGCCTGCGCGGCGAGAAGGCGTTTGGTGGTCTCGTCGTCGAAGTTGATCGCGTGGATCGCCTGCACGGCGATGCCGCCCAGGTACGCCGCTGCGATGGCGACGACGGTGACGAGCAAAATGGTCACGGCGTGGATCACGCCTGTCTCGATCGATCCTTGCGTCGGGTCGCCCTCGTTGGTGACGATGTCGGATCCGGGGCGAATGTTCTCCGGTGCGAGGAGGACGAGGGTTCGAGCAATCGCCGAGCCCGCGGCATTTCGCTCCGGCGTGCTGTAGAGGTGCGGCCCGAGCTGCCCCAGGGGCACCTGCCGCCAGGACAATGGCGCGATGCGGAGGGACATCACGACAAACGCCCGGAACTGGCGCGCACGCTTTTTCTTGTCGAGCGCCATCCAAGTCCCGCGCTTTGCCGTTTCGAGAGCCGCAGCGCTCACGCTGGCCAGGTCGCGGTCCTGGTGCATCCACCGGAAGAGGCCGGACGAATGGGGAAGAGGGGCCGGCGTCGGAGCAGGAGAAGGCTTCGGCTGTTGCTGCCGTTGCCACCACTTCCACCACCAGAAAGGCAAGTAATCAGGCATGACGACGCGGCCCCCTATTCGGTCACGAGAATGCGAGCCCGGCGCCGATGGCGGCGATCACGGGCAGCAGACCTCCGCTGCTGCCGCTCGTGGGCGTCGAGCCCGTCGAGCCGCCGGAGCTGCCGGGCCAGTTCCCCGAGCCGCCCTGCTGCTGGGCGACGATTTCCCCCTCTGCGATGAGGATTCGCAAGGCGTCGGCACGCGCGCGGAGGGTTTTGGCGGTGCGGGGATGTCCGTTTGCTTCATAGGTATCCGCCAACTGGTCGAGCGTGTCGGGGTGAATCGCAACGCTGTCCAATACAATGTAAATCTCTTCCCTCTCGGCTGCGGTCAGGTTGTCGTCGAACCGGGGATCCGTCGGTTGTTGGTTCGTCGTCGAGGTATTGCCCGAGTTGCCGCTCGAGGTCGTGCCACCCGAGGGCTGCTGCGACGTCGTGCTCATCCCCGGAATCGACGGCGGCCACGGCAAATCCTGCGGGTACCACGCAGGCCGTTCCGCCGGCAAACCAGGCAACGACGAGCTCGTGCTCGTCGACGTGCCGCCGGAGTTCGTTGAGTTGCCGCTCGGGGTCGTGCTCGTCGACGTGCCGCCCGAGGGCTGCTGCGACGCCGTGTTCAGCCCCGGAATCGGCGGCGGCCACGGCAAATCCTGCGGATACCAGGTAGGTCGCTCCGCCGGCAAACCAGGCAACGAGGAGCTCGTGCTCGTCGACGTGCCGCCGGAGTTCGTCGCGTTACCGCTCGGGGTTGTGCTCGTCGACGTGCCGCCCGAGGGCTGCTGCGACGTCGTGTTCAGCCCCGGAATCGGCGGCGGCCACGGCAAATCCTGCGGATACCAGGCAGGTCGCTCCGCCGGCAAACCAGGCAACGAGGAGTTCGTGCTCGTCGACGTGCCGCCGGAGCTCGTCGAGTTGCCGCTCGGGGTCGTGCTCGTCGACGTGCCGCCCGAGGGCTGCTGCGACGTCGTGTTCATCCCCGGAATTGGCGGCGGCCACGGCAAATCCTGCGGGTACCAGGCAGGCCGTTGGGTGGGCTGGCCCTGCGAGCTCGTAGTGGTACCACCCGACGTCGTGCTCGTGTTCGTCGTGGTGTTGCCCGACGGCTGCTGCTGCTGGGTTGAGGTCTGCCCCTGGGGAACCGTCTCGAACCACGGGACAGGCGCATTCGACGCGTTGTTCTCCTCGATCAGCGCATTATAGGTGGCCTGATCGAGCTCACCCGTCGTCGGCAGCGGCCTCGTCGGCTGCTTCTTGTTCCACCATGTCTGGAACGAGGCGAGGGCCTGCGTCGTCCTCGGCGTGAATCCACTGACGAGGTCCATCGGATTCCTTCCGAAATCCGAAGGGTTGCAGTCGCCAGGGTTCCGCAATGCCCAGCTCGCAAGAAGCGCCTGCGTATGCGGAACGACGGCAGGATCGAGCGTCGTCGTCTTTCCCGGAGCGGGCACGCCCGGGGTGGATGGCTGCACGGGGGCGCCGTTGATCGCGATCGCGAGCGGGTGATCCGGCCATTCGTTCGGGATGCCGATCTCCTCGCCCGCGAACAGCGAAACCCAGTTGCCGCTCCCCGACTGCGTCGGCTTGTGGGGGTTCGCGGCCTTGAGCTCCGACCACCACTTCGACCGTGCCGGGAATGCGCCGAGCTTGGTCGCGATCTTCTGCGGCCAGTCATCCTTGACCACCACGTACTTGCGGGCCGTGATGAGGTTCGCGCCCGTGTCACCGGCATAATGCAGCCACCCGGGCGGGATGTTCCACACCGGATCGGACTCCGGTTTCCCGGGATTCGCGGCGAGGAGTTCTTGCGTCCGCTCGGTCTGCCCCGTGAGCTTCTTCGTGATCCCGTGCGGCGTCTCGCCGGGGAGCGCGTGGTACGTACCCCTCGTCGGATCGACGCCCGAGACCTCGCGCGCTCCCCCGCCAGCCGTGAGCGTGCGCAGGAGCCGCGGATCGTGCATGCGGAGCAGCGGCACCGCGCGGATCATCGCCTCGAGCTGCGCCGCGCTCATCGGCGAGGCCGAGACGTGCTGCAATGGTCGCGGTCTCGCATCGGGCGATGCGGTGTCGTCGTAAGGCGCTTCAGGCTCGTTCAGTTGCGGTGAGGCCATCAAAGCCGGCAAATTGAGCCGGGGACGCTTCGGCGGCGGCTCCGGCAATGCATCCAGCTCCGCTTCGGAGGCCATGATTTGCGACAAGAGCATCCCCGCGTCGCGTTTGCGCTTGTACTCCGCAGGGCGATACACGCGGAGTCGCGCCTCCTGCACGTACATCGGATCTCCGGTTCGCTTCGTCATCTGCTCGGCGTCGACGAGGATCTTCCGCTCGCGCTTCGTGATCTTGCGCTGCGGCTTTCCGGTACGCGGCTTCTTCTTCGGTTTCTTCTTCGCCACCTGCGAGCGGACGAGGCTCTCCACCGCGCCGCCGGCCATCTTTCCGATATTGGCGCCGATCGACGCGCCGGCCCCGCCCGCGAGCGTGCCGAGGCCCGCACCGGCGATTGCGCCGAGACTCTCGCCGATGCCCCCGCCGGGCTTGGCGCCGCCGCCACCCCCCAGGATCGACGAAAGCAACTGCCCCCCGCCGCTGATGAGCGTGTCGAAGAAGCCACTCGTATCGTCGTCGAACGGCGTCGCGGTTTCCTCTTCGGGCGCGCCGCTGGTCTCCTCGTCGGTCTCGTAGGACAAAGTGATAGCGTTAGGCATACCGAAATGCCTCCTCTCCCTGCTTCGGTTGTGTTTCGTGCGATGGCTCTACGAGGCCATCGGACGCTCGATCGTGCGCGGGCAAAGGCTCCAGCGGCACTTGGTTACTTCAATGTTCTTCGGCCGGACGATGGCCGTAGCGTCCACGTCGTATTCGTTCCCCATGGGGCCGGCGAACTGGCCCGCCTTGTTGAAGTGCGAGACGACGAGCACCGTGGGGCGCATCGTCGCCACGGTTTCGAGAAGCGTCGTTTGCTCGACGTAGCTCCTTGCCCAGCGTTGGAGCGAGTCCACGACGATCACGGCGGCGTCGGGCGGCACGGCCTGGAGAGCGTCGCGCCAGCCGACCTTGCTGCCGCTCCCGCTGCGCCTGCTCACGAGGCGAATGTGTCTGGACGACGAACCGGTGCGCGGAAAAAGCTCCTGCACGAGGTTCCGGTTCTGCTCCGCATCGAGCCAGTACCCGAGGCCGTCGAGCTTCGCGGCGATCTGCGCGGCGAGCTCGGCGCAGAGGGTCGACTTCCCTGCCCCCGGAGCCCCGCCCACGAGGACCTTCAAGCCGAGCACCACTCCTCCGAGCGCGCGCGAAAGGAGCGCGGGGAAATGCGTCGGTCGCAAAGGCGTGCTACGCTCCTCGAGCGATTCCACGACGATGCCTGGCGGGACCTCGTGCGGGATGAGCTCCCACACGGTCGCACCGCATTCGCAGTATCCACCGCAAAGCAAGGGCCGTCGCCGTAGACAGACGGCGCATCGAAGGGGCGGTTTCGGCATGGCATCACCAGTAGTTCGTTCTCGCGAGCCAGGCGGGCGGGATACGCCCGATCGTCGAGTTCAGGATCGTTGGGTCCGCGGGTTGCCATCGCCCATTCACGAAGACCTCCGCGAGGATATGCGGAAAGTCCTGCTCAGGACGGACTGGCTTCTCGCGGGCCGGAATGCCGCATGCGCGGCAGAGGGCCACGAAGACACGCGTTTTCGCGTCGCAGTCGCCGAAGCCACGGAAAAGCGTCACGGCGGAATCTTCGAGGACTTCGCGCTTCGGGTCGCGCACGTAGTCGATCGCGTACTGGCAGAATTTCAGGATCGCCGCGGCGCGCTCGTGCATCGGCAATCGCCGGAAGACGGCTGCCCAGCGCTGCACCTCGGGAAGCAGGAGATCGCGCTTGCTGCCCTCGGCCATGTACCGCGCTTTCGCGAGGTTCGAAGGGAAGTGGACGATACGCGGCCGGATCATTTGACACCGCTCTTTACGGCCATGGACAGCGCCTCGCCGAAGACTGCGGGCGATCCGGTCGTGGCGAATTCCTCAAGTTTCGCAAAGAAGTCAGGATTGTTGTCGAGAAGTTGGATGCCCTGCATTGCGGCACTGGCGAGAGGATTGGCGGGGATCGAGGGATCCGGAGGCGCGGGAACGAGACCCGCGGCCGTGAGGTGCGGCGCGAGATTGGTCGGTTTGTGCGTCCGCGACTCGGGCCGCGCGCTCGCGGGCGGCGGAGGAGGAGGCGGCGGAGGAGGAGGAGGAACAGGCGGCGGAAGCGGCGCGTCCACGAAAGGAGGCTCCGGCGGCGGCGGGGGCGGCGGCGGGGGCCTCGGCGGCGGCGCGACGTTCAGCGGGCTGTCCGTGCACTGCACAGGCACCGCGGGCTGCACGCGCACGGGCGTCACGGGGTCGAGCTGCGGGAGCTCGACGGGCGCGGGGGCCGGCGCGGGCTGCATGGGCGCGGCCTGCGCGGGGGCCGGCGCGGGCGCGGCCTGCACGGGCGCGACCTGCGAGGAGGCCGGCGCGGGCGCGGCCTGCACGGGCGCAGCGGTCTGCCGCAAGACCATCCCCATCGGAGTCTGGATCATCTCCCAGCCCTCCCAAGAAACGGGCGCCGTCGGCCACGGATTCGGCGGGGGAGGCGGCGGCGGCGGCGGCGTATTCGCAGCGGTCGCGGTCTTTACGAGGGTGAGGAGCTTGGCGATCTCGCCGAACTCGTCTCCCCCGCCGCCATTGCCACCACCGAGGTTCTTCGCGATCTCGATCCCGCGCTCCATCCCTCGCTCGTACCCGGCCCCGCCGCTCGGCTTGCCGGCGTCGTTTCCGCGGAGCAGCGGCACGATCTCGCGCACGACTTCGAGCGTCGAGTTGGATTGCGGCTGCTGCTGGCGGTCGAGGAGCGGCACGATCATGTCGCGCACGACTTCCAGCGCCGGGTTGGATTGCGGCTGCTTCGACGTTTCGACGATCGAGCGCATGAGTGCGGCCTGCGTATTGGCGCTGGTTTCGAGGATGACCCGGAGCAGCGTGAGGAACTCCGCCCCCATCATCGGAGTCATCGGAGCCGGTGTCGGCGCGGGCGCAGGCGGGGGATAGTAGTAGGGTGGCGTCGCAGTCGGGTTGATGGGAGGCGCTGGTGCGGGCGTCGGTCGGGGCGCCTGCGGCTCCTGGACGAAGGGCTTCCGCGCCGGGCCGGCGAAGTAGAGCAACTCGGACTTGGCTGAATATCGATGCGTTTTTCCGCACATCGCATTGAGCTGATACCAGCACTCACCCCCGTACATGTCGACGATCTGCTGCCAGCTCCGCAGCTCGGATCCCTTCCACGCGGTCGGGCAGACCTCTCGCGTCTTGTCCGGAAGGATGCGGACGATCTGGATGAGATCGAATCTTCGCGGATCGGGCCCCACCTCGGTTTCCGGCCGAGGGAATAGGGGATGACCGCCGAGGTCGGCCGGCTCGTCTGGCAGCGCGGTGGGTTCGGCCTGGATCATGGCTTGGACCTCCTTTTCCCGCGGGGCTTTCGCGCCGGGCCCGAGAAGTAGAGGTTCTCAGACCGGGCCGTATATCGAAAGGTCTTGCCGCATAGCGCGGTGAGCTGATAGCAGCACTCGCCCCCGTACAGGTCGATGATCTGCTGCCAGCTTCGGAGCTCGGCGACAGGCGCGTTGCGCGGATCCGGCTCGACGGCGGACGACTGCCCGTCGAGCGCAGTGGGCTCTGCGTCGTTCATAATCCCCTTAGCCTGGAGGATGCCCGACTCTTCGAGTTGTTGCAACGACAAGGTTGTGCGTGGGCCCACGCGTGCGGTTTGTCCAATGCTTTGAGCACGAACGATGTGGTGCTTGGCTGCGCCAGATCAGCGCGTTTTGAAGAGGATCCGGTGTCCTCTCGTGGGGCACCGAAGACCCCCGCTCGGGGGAGGCGGCGCGGCATGTTTGGGTGGTCGTCGGCGAGGCTGCTCGCGTCGATCCAGCACTCAAGTGGCCATGTCAGGTTCTTTGTATTGAACCCATCGAACCCATCCGAGGGGGCATGCGCTCCAGACGGTGGGGCGGCTCGCCTCGCATCCCTCGGATTTGATGCTGGCGAGGGTTTTCCATTCTGGACCCTCGTGGACGAGGCGCTGTTCGTATTGAGGAACGCCCCCCTCGGAGACAGCCTGAAACCCGCACTTTCAGCGTCGCGGGGGATCGGCGAACGTGCGCGGAGCGAGTTCGCCCCGGAGCGTCGAACACGTACCCCCTCGCTCGTGTGTCGGGAGCGCGAGACAGTTCCGAGAAAATCCGCGGGATTTCCGAGGCTCGTCCGAGAAACGGCCCGAGCTTGAGCCGCGGCGGGGCCGAGAGGCCCGCTTCGGGGAGGGTCGCGTGAGGCTGCTCGAGCTCGGCGACGTCGAGCTGCGCGACGAGAGGCGCGACGAGCGGGGCACGAGGACGCCAATGGGGGCGTCGTCGTGTACGAAATCGCACGGTGGAGGTACGTTCGGTCGGGGGCGCCGCGCGCTCGAGCGGTCCGTTTTCCGAGCCGGAGAAGCGGATTTCGACGGCTCCCGAGATTTGGGCCTTCATTTCAAGGGGTCGGTCCCGAGGAGTTCCGAGAAATCAGCCGAGGATTTGCTCGGCGGCAGGGGGCGAGCGCGAGGGTTCGCGGCACTTGCGCGAAAGGGGCTCGGCGAGCATGCGAAATCTCGTTCGATTTCTCGGCGGTCCTCGGATCGCCACGCGGCGAAACAAGGGGGTGCGTTCAGGATCTCCTTTCAAACCTCGGGAATTCGATCGTCGACCGCAACGTGACGATTTTATTCGCGAAATGGCTTGAAAGTCGGCGCTGACATCCCGTACATTCCGGGGAGCCGACGCTGGGGGAGGGGTCGCTCGCCGAGAGCTCGAGCCCCCTTGCGCGCGTCGAGGAGGGTATCGGCATGTCTGCAAAGCAGAAGGAGGCCGAGCGCGGCGCGCCGTGGGTGTCGCTGGACCGGGCGGCGGCACATCTCGGGCTGAACGCGGCGCAGCTCCGCAAGACGCTCGAGCGCCGCGCCACGCGCGCGGCCGACGGCGGGACCGAGGCGATGGTCGACGGCGTGCGCGCGCGCAAGTTCGGGCGCCTGTGGCGCGTGAGGTTCTCGGATGCGTGGGGGGCGCCGTGAGCGTCTCGATTGGAATGAGGGAAGGACGGAAAGGAGGCTGGCCATGGCGTTGCGTAAGGTGATGCGGCGAGGGGAGCCGCGGTTGTTCATTGATATCCGGTTCCGGAAGAAGGACGGGTCGCGCGGGCGGCTGCGCAAGGACGCCCAGGTCCAGACGCTCGTGGCGGCGCGCGCGGAGGAGAAGCGATACCTCATCACCATTGCGCAGCACGGCGAGCCTTACGTGGCGGCGGGGGATGCGGCGGCGCCGGTGCCTTCGAGGAAGTCGTTCGCCGAGGTGGTGGACGAGTTCAAGGCGACGTTCATGATCACCGAGCTGAAGGTGACGTCGCGCAAGGGGTACGAGGGGGTGCTCGACGCGACGCTGGTTCCGAGATTCGGCGGGCGTGGGGTCGACGAGGTGGACGGCGTCGCGGCCGGGGAGCTCGACCTCGAGCTGTCGAAGCGCGAGCTGTCGCAGTCGACGCGGAACAATACGCAGATCGTGCTCCGGTCGGTGCTGAAGTTCGCGAAGGCGCGCGGGTACATCGCGCGTGTGCCGGAGGGGTTGCCGCGGCTCAAGCCGATCGGGCAGTGCATTCTGGAGATTCCGACCGACGAAGAGGTCGAGCGGATCCTCGCGGCGGCGAGCGCGGGGCAGCGGTTGGCGTTCGGGTTGATGGCGTATGCAGGGCTGCGGCCGAATGAGGTGCGGGGGTTACGGCGGCGGGATGTGCGGCTCCGGTGGGAGGGGGAGGCGGTCGCCGGCGGGTTCGTGAGCGTGCGGGAGGGGCGGTCGTTCGGGGAGACGCATACGCCGAAGACGGGGCAGCGGGAGGTGCCGGTGACGCCGGAGCTCGGGAGGTTGCTCGCGCCGGTGGAGACGGGGGCGCGGGAGGAGCTCGTGGCGATGACGGCGCGGGGGAAGCCGTGGGGGCAGTCGGGGTTGGTGCAGGCGTTCGAGAGGGTGAGGGATCGGGTGGGGCTGGAGGGGTGGTCGGTGTATTGCCTGCGTCATTATGCGATTACGTCGTGGTTACGGGCGGGGGTGCCGGTACATGTGGTGCAGAGGATGGCGGGGCATAAGAATTTGGCGACGACGCAGCGGTATGTGCATCATCTGAAGGAGGATTTGGAGGAGGCGGGGAGGAGGATGGCGACGAGGGGGCACAGCCTTCTCTGTTCGCGCTCCTGAGCAGCTCAACCGCTTGGTTGACGGTCGAGCGCAGCTTTCCGAAGGCATACGCCTTGCCAGAGGTGGTGGAAAGGTTCGTCCGAGCCGCCGCTGCAACGGCATATTCAACAGGGGACGGGACATTTCCCCTCAATCGAGGAGTCCATCATGAGTAAAACAGCCAGGGTTTCATCGGCAGCGATCTGGGTTCTCATGCTTGCGTCTTGCGTCACCGGTGTCACCGTCAACGACGACGTCGTCGACGAGAGTGAGCACACGGCGGCCGCCGAACTGGCGTTCGTGGCGGCGCCGTCCTCTGCCAAGGTTTGTGACGTGGTCATGGCGGGCGCAGATCCTGCAGGCGTCGCCGACTCGACGCAGGCGTTCAAAGACGCGATGACCTGCTCGACCCTGAACGGCAACATCCCCGTCTTCGTGCCCAGCGGTCAATACAAAATCACCCAGAAGCTTACCGTCCCTGTCGCCGTGTCGCTCGTCGGCACGCAGAGCGGAGGCGTCGGAGTGAACGGGCCGCCGAACTACGACTCCCTGCCGAGGCTCAACTTCCCCGCTGGAATGAACTCGGACGCGATCGTGCTGCAGGAACGGACGTCCATCAATGGCATACAACTCTACTTTTCGACACAGCAGGCGTCAGGCGCCGCGCTCCGCGTCACGGGCGTGGGCGTCGATATTCGAAACGTGAAGCTCACCTCGCCGTTTTATGGCATTCTCGGCGCCGACACGGACAACGTGGGGCGCATTCACGTCTCCAACGTGTTCATGGTGCAGCCGCGAATCGGCGTGCATCTAGGGCAAACGCTGGACGTGTCGCGGGTGGAGAATGTGCACGTCTGGAACAACGGCGGGATCGTATCCGGCTCCTACGGCTTCGTCTTCGCCAGGAACGATTACCTCAATGCATCGAATATCTCCGTGTTTCAGGCCGATGTCGGGGTCGAGTTTACCGACTCGACCAACGCGGCCACGCCAGGGGGCTCGATCGCGTCGATCTCGAACCTACAGGCTGACGCTTGCGTCACCGGGGTCAATGTGAGAGGCAACGCCCGTGTGTCGATGGGCGCGAGCACGGTGTTTGTGCATTACTATGGGATGGTCGCCTACGACTCGTCAACGGTCACCGTTTCCGGCACGCAGTTCCAAACGAACGGCGGTGCCACCATATGGATGCGGTCGGCGAACGCTTCAGCCACGATATCCGGTTGCTCGATCGATCGCACCAGCAAGGCTTCTCCATCAAACGCGGTGCTGGTCGACGCAGCCAAATACATAACCGTGACGGGAAACACGATGGCTGTGTACGGCCACGGGGTGATGTTCCACGCCGCCCCCACGCTTGGTGTTGTCAGTGGAAACGCAATTCACATCACCAACCCCTATGGTCGGGCGTGGTGGGGGACCTGGGGCACCGGGACAGTGATCTCCGGGAACGCCAGCAACCTGTTGCCATGACCCGGGAACCGGGGTGTCCCTTCCTCGGCCCGTCCGGATCCCCAGCAGGAGATGCAGGTCGATGTCATCGTGGAGCGGGGGCCGGTCGGCAACGAGGTGCGAACCGCATGGCGTACACGGCGTCAGGATGAGCGAGTCCGCAGGCGAGGAAGGTGTGTCGTTTCGTGATGCCGTCCGGCCTCCTTGGGCGACGCGCTCGGCAGGACCTTGAACACCCCCGGCTGATCCGGATCGTCCATGCGCGCCGTACGGGTCTCCAGCAGGAGATGCAGGTAGCCCTCGGCTCCGCCGGGCGGGGTGACCTCGAACCCGAGCGGCGTCCAGTGGTCGATGTCGCGCTGGGAGGCATACGGGAGGATGGCGACGGTGCAGCCTTGCGCCAGGGTGTCGCAGAGCCGGCGCACGAGGGCGAGGTCGATGTTGCGGCCCTCGTACGCGGGGTCGATGACGAGCTCGCTGATGTAGAGAGCGTCGTTGCCGCCGCCCTCCAGGTATTCGTCCTTGGGCCAGTCGTTCTCGAAGAAGATGTCGTGGAGCGCCTCGAGCTCGCCGCTGTCGGCGTCGAGCACGTCGAGGAGGGGGACGTTGAGGTCGAGGGCGCTGCTGATGTGGATGCGGGCGACGCGCGCGTGGCCGATGCGGGCGGGGTTGGGGGCGTCGTCGTGGGGGAGGATGTCGATGGAGAACCAGGTGACGAGGCCGGAGGAGGCGTTGGGCTCGCTGAGCGGGATGTCGGCGGAGACGTGCAGGCGCATGGGGACGGTTGGAAGGCTTGCACGGGTTTGTCGGCGGGGTCAAGGGGGTCCGGGGTAGATCACGGCGTGGTTGCGGTCGGGGGTGCCGG from Polyangium spumosum includes these protein-coding regions:
- a CDS encoding tyrosine-type recombinase/integrase; the protein is MALRKVMRRGEPRLFIDIRFRKKDGSRGRLRKDAQVQTLVAARAEEKRYLITIAQHGEPYVAAGDAAAPVPSRKSFAEVVDEFKATFMITELKVTSRKGYEGVLDATLVPRFGGRGVDEVDGVAAGELDLELSKRELSQSTRNNTQIVLRSVLKFAKARGYIARVPEGLPRLKPIGQCILEIPTDEEVERILAAASAGQRLAFGLMAYAGLRPNEVRGLRRRDVRLRWEGEAVAGGFVSVREGRSFGETHTPKTGQREVPVTPELGRLLAPVETGAREELVAMTARGKPWGQSGLVQAFERVRDRVGLEGWSVYCLRHYAITSWLRAGVPVHVVQRMAGHKNLATTQRYVHHLKEDLEEAGRRMATRGHSLLCSRS
- a CDS encoding transglutaminase-like domain-containing protein, producing MIRPRIVHFPSNLAKARYMAEGSKRDLLLPEVQRWAAVFRRLPMHERAAAILKFCQYAIDYVRDPKREVLEDSAVTLFRGFGDCDAKTRVFVALCRACGIPAREKPVRPEQDFPHILAEVFVNGRWQPADPTILNSTIGRIPPAWLARTNYW
- a CDS encoding right-handed parallel beta-helix repeat-containing protein, yielding MSKTARVSSAAIWVLMLASCVTGVTVNDDVVDESEHTAAAELAFVAAPSSAKVCDVVMAGADPAGVADSTQAFKDAMTCSTLNGNIPVFVPSGQYKITQKLTVPVAVSLVGTQSGGVGVNGPPNYDSLPRLNFPAGMNSDAIVLQERTSINGIQLYFSTQQASGAALRVTGVGVDIRNVKLTSPFYGILGADTDNVGRIHVSNVFMVQPRIGVHLGQTLDVSRVENVHVWNNGGIVSGSYGFVFARNDYLNASNISVFQADVGVEFTDSTNAATPGGSIASISNLQADACVTGVNVRGNARVSMGASTVFVHYYGMVAYDSSTVTVSGTQFQTNGGATIWMRSANASATISGCSIDRTSKASPSNAVLVDAAKYITVTGNTMAVYGHGVMFHAAPTLGVVSGNAIHITNPYGRAWWGTWGTGTVISGNASNLLP